The Armatimonadota bacterium genome segment TCGCCCTGGTGCGTTTCGTGTGGCTGGTCCTCCGGAGGGGAGAGGAGAAGCCAGGGGGAAGGCGGAATACAAACACGCGACAGGACACGCGGGGGTGAGTCGGTGCCGGAGGTGCTGAAGGTCTCTGCGGAGTCAAACCCGAAGGCGGTGGCCGGAGCCATCGCGGCGATCCTGCGGGAGCACGGATCCGTGGAGCTGCAGGCGATCGGAGCCGGTGCCGTGAACCAAGCGGTGAAGGCCATCGCCATCGCACGGGGGTTCGTGGCGCCCAACGGCCTGGAGATCGTGGTGGTCCCCGCCTTCACCAAGGTCCTCATCAACGGCGAGGAGCGGACCGCCATCCGGTTCCTGGTGGAGGCGCGGCGGTCGGGCCGGGCGAGCGCACCCCCGTCGGACCGCGCCTAAGAGCCGCCACGTGGTAGGATCCGGTTGGGGATGGACTACGGACCCCTGAAGGTCTTCTCCGGAACCGCGAACCCTGGTCTGGCACAGGAGATCGTGGACTACCTGGAGATCCCCATGGGCCGGGTCTACATCCGACGGTTCGCGGATGGGGAGATCTACGTGCGGTACGAGGAGAACGCCCGGGGGGTGGACGCCTTCGTGGTCCAGCCCCTGTGCCATCCCGTGAACGAGAACCTGATGGAGCTCCTCATCATGCTCGACGCCCTCCGCCGGGCCAGCGCGGGGCGGATCACCGCGGTGATCCCGTACTACGCGTACGCGCGGCAGGACCGGAAGTCCGCACCCCGGGAGCCGATCTCCGCGCGCCTGGTGGCCGACCTGCTCACGGTGGCGGGGATCCATCGGGTGCTCACCATGGACCTGGATGCGGACCAGATCGAGGGGTTCTTTACCGTCCCCGTGGACCACCTGCGGGCCCTCCCCCTGTTCGCGGAGGCCCTCCGGCAGCGTCAGATCTCGGACGGGGTGGTGGTGGCGCCGGACGACGGCGCAGTGAAGCAGGCCAAGCGCCTCGCGGATCGTCTCGGCCTGCCACTTGCGGTGGTGTTCCAGCGCAGGGCCGAGGGCGGCAAGACGCCGGTGCAGCTGGTGGGCGAGGTGGAGGGGCGCACGCCCATCCTCATCGACCGGATGATCGCCACGGCGGAGACGGTGGAGGTGGCGGTAGAGGCGCTGCTGCGGGCAGGGGCGCGGCCGGAGGTGTACCTGTGTGCCACGCATCCCATCCTGGCTCCGGGAGCCCTGGAACGGCTCGCCCGCCCGGAGATCCGGGAACTCCTGGTGACGAACACCATTCCGGTGGCCGAGGAGAAGCGGCGAGCCAACATCACAGTGCTTTCCGCAGCACCGTTGCTGGCGGAGGCCATCCGCCGCATCCACGCGGATCAGTCCGTGAGCGCCCTGTTCACGTAATCCGGTTAGCCCCGGGAGGAGGACATGAGCGTTCGGACGCGGTACGCGCCGAGCCCCACGGGGTTCCTGCACGTGGGCGGAGCGTGGAACGCCTTCTTCAACTGGCTGTTCAGCCGCCACCACGGAGGTGTCTTCGTACTCCGCATCGAGGACACGGACCGCTCCCGCTCCACCGTGGAATACGAGCAGGCCATCTGTGAGGATCTGCGGTGGCTGGGGATCGACTGGGACGAGGGTCCGGACGTGGGCGGACCCTACGGTCCTTACCGCCAGACGGAGCGGAGGGAGCTCTACGCCCGCTACGCGGAGGAGTTCCTGCGCCGGGGAGTCGCCTACCCGTGTTACTGCACCCCCGAGGAACTCCTGGCGGAACGACGGCGGGCGGAGGCAGAGCGCCGACCTCCTCGATACTCCGGCCGGTGCCGGAACCTGGACGATGCGGAACGTGCGAGGCTGCAGGCGGAGGGCCGGCGGCCGGCGCTGCGGTTTCACGTGGAGCAGTTCCGAAATCCCTCCCTCGGAGATCCCGGGTGGCTGCAGGAACGGGAAGGGCGGAGGGCGGTGGTGGTCCAGGACCTCATCCGAGGGGAGGTCGTGTTTGACCTCGCGGAGCTCGATGACTTCCTCATCGTGCGTTCGGACGGTACCCCGCTGTACAACTTCGCGAACGTGGTGGACGACCACACCATGGCCATCACCCACGTCCTGCGGGGCGTGGAGCACCTGGGGAACACCCCCCGTCAGCTTCTCATGTACCACGCCCTGGGCTGGACTCCCCCCGCCTTCGCCCACCTCCCCGTCCTCCTGGGGCCGGACCGGAAGAAGCTCAGCAAGCGACACGGGGATACCGCCCTCCGGGAGTACCGGGACGAGCTCTTCCTGCCGGAGGCCCTGCGGAACTTCTTCGCCCTCCTGGCCTGGTATCCGGAGGACGGCCGGGAGCTCTTCCCCACAGAGGAGCTCATCGAGCGGTTCGACATCCGGGAGCTCAAGGGTGCGAGCCCCGTGTTCGACCGGCAGAAGCTCGTGTGGATGAACGGAGAGTACCTGCGTCAGTTGCGGCAATCTGACCCTGATCGGCTCGTGGACCTAGCGACCGCCTACCTGGTCCGACGGGGACTGCTGGAAGAGCCGGTGACGGAGGCGGAGCGAAGCCTGGTGCGGCGGGTGATCGGGATCCTGGGTGACCGGCTGAAGGTGGGATCCGATCTAGTGCTCTACGCGGATTTCTTCTTCCTGGACCGACCCCGCTACGACCCTCAGGCGGTGGCCAGGTATCTCGCGGGCGCGTCCGAGCTCCTGGCCGAGGTGCGGGCGACCCTGGAGCCCGTGGACCCCTTCCACGCGGACCGCATCGAGCAGGCCCTCCGGGCGTTCGCAGAGGCTTCCGGGCTCGGGATGCGGGCGGTGGTGCATCCGGTGCGGGTAGCCCTGACCGGACGGACGGTGGGCCCCGGGCTGTTCGAGCTCATGGAGGTACTGGGAAAGGAGCGGGTGCTGCGACGGCTGGAAGAGGCCCGAGCCCTGGCAGGGGTGGCGTAGCGGGCCGGAGGCGTTTGACAGAGGAGGCCGGAGGCGTTTGACAGAGGAGGCGGAGTTCGGGAATAATGATGGGCGGCCGGTGGGGGATCGTCTAACGGTAGGACAACGGGCTCTGGACCCGTTAGTGGAGGTTCGAATCCTCCTCCCCCAGCCAGCGGCAGCGGTGGGTGGCCCCATCGTCTAGAGGCCTAGGATACCGCCCTCTCAAGGCGGAGACGGGGATTCGAATTCCCCTGGGGCCACCAAGCTCCAGGTTCCCGTCCTGGGACGCGGGAAGGATTCCGTGGACAAAGCCGACGTGGTCGTGGTGGGTGGGGGTGCCATAGGCCTGTGCTGCGCGTGCGCGTTGGCGCGCGATGGGCTGCGGGTGCTCCTCCTGGAACGCAAACACCCCGGGGCAGGCGCCTCCTGGGGGAATGCAGGGTTGGTGGCGCCCTCGCACAGCCTCCCCCTCGCGGAGCCCGGTGTCGTGCGGCGCGGCCTGCGGTGGATGCTGGACCCCGAAAGCCCCCTGTACGTGCCTCTGCGGCCGGACAGAAACCTGTGGACCTGGCTATGGCGCTTCCTAAGGTCCGGTACGGACGCGCACGTACGCCTTGCCGTCCCCCTGCTGGTGCGGTTGCAGCGCCGGAGCCTGGAACTGTACGAGCAGCTGGCGGCGGAGGGACTGGACTTCGGATGGCACCGGGCCGGCTCGCTTTCTGTCTTCCTGGACGAGCGGGAGTACCGGGCCTTCCTGCACGAGGTCAATCGGCTCCGCCGAGAGGGGATGGTCGCGGAGGTGCTGGACGGCGAGGCCGCGCGGGAGCGGGAGCCCTTGCTGCGACCTGAGGTGGCCGGTGCGGTGTACTTTCCCCACGACGCCCACCTGGATCCCGCGGCCCTGGTGCAGGCCCTGGCGCAGCGCGCCCTGTGCCTCGGCGTGGAGGTGCGGGCGGGTTGCCCCGCGCGCCTTCAGCGGCGCGGCAGGATGGTGGCGGTGCAATGGAACGGGCAGGAGATCCGGCCGGCGGCGGTGGTGGTGGCCGCGGGCGCGTGGAGCGGGCCATTGTTGTGCCCTGTGGGGGTGCGCCTCCCTGTCCTCCCCGCCAAGGGATACAGCGTGACCCTGGCCGGTGGGTCCCTACCGGGAAGCCCCCTGATGCTCAGCGAGGCCCGGGTGGCTGTGACTCCGCTTTGGAGTCGTGCGGAGGGGCCCCGGGTGCGACTGGCGGGCACCCTGGAGTTGGGGATAGGGGAGGACGCCGCCAACCCCCGGCGCGTGAGGGCCATCCGCAGGGCTACCTCCCGGTACCTGCGGCTGGAGCCGGAGGGAGGGGTGGTTTGGTCCGGGCTCCGGCCGTGCACGCCGGATGGCCTCCCCGTAGTGGGTAGGCCGCGGGGTCTGGACAACCTGGTGGTAGCAACCGGCCACGGGACCCTGGGCATCTCCCTGGCCCCGGTGACCGGGGAGCTGGTAGCGCAGCTCGTGGCGGGGGAAGAACCCGAAGACCTGGTGCCCCTGAGCCCTGACCGGTTCAGCCCGCTCTGACCCGTCCGGGAAACCGCCGTGGAGCCGTCGAGAAGCCGGCGGTAGACCGCCCGACAGCGGTCGGGGCCCACGCGTTGGCAGGAAGGGGGATCCTGTTCGTAGAAGTCCCGCATCCAGACGGATTCCATGCCTCGGAGGCGAGAGGTGCGGGCACACCGGGTGGTGATGACGGGGCTGCTCGTGGCGGTGGCCTTCCTGCTCATGGCTACGGTGCAGCTCCCGATCCTACCTCAGGCCCCCTTTCTGAAGTACGATCCCAGCGACGCCGCCGCCTTGGTGGCCGGGGTCCTCTACGGTCCCGGCACCGGGGTGCTGGTGGTGTTCCTGAAGGACGTGCTTTTCCTCCTGTTCCGGGCAAAAGGACCCTTCGGGCCCCTCGCGGACTTCATTGCCGCGGGCACGTTCGTGGCCGTGACCGCATGGGCCTACCGGCGCATGGGCGGTGCCTTCCCCTGGCGGCTCCTGGCCGCGGCCCTGGTGGGGATGGGTGCCCGGGTGCTGGTGATGATCCCCGCTAACTTCGTGATCCTGTACCTGGAGTTCGGGATGCCACCGGCTCGGGTGGCGGGGCTGCTGCTTCCAGCCATCGTTCCCTTCAACGCGGTGAAGGCGGCCCTCAATGCCCTCCTGGCCCTGGTGGTGGCGGAACCCTTGGGCCGCTACCTGCCCGTGCCGGAGTTTCCCGACCGATAGGTTGAGCAGGGTTGCGCGGCCCCGTGGCCAATTCTCGTCCTGGAGGATGCCCAGGAGGACTTTCCTTGCGGGTTGCGGTCAATCTCTCCATCCTGTTCACGGAGTTCCCTTTCCTGGAACGGTTCGAGCACGCCCGCCGGGCGGGGTTTTCCGCGGTGGAGTTCTGGTTCCCCTACGGGGAGGATCTGGGGGCCATCGCCCGGGAGCTGCGACGGCTACGGCTGGAACTCGTGCTCTTCAACCTGGAAGTGGGGAACTTCGCCGCTGGGGAACGGGGGTACGCATGTCACCCAGACCGGCGGGAGCGCTTCCGGGAAACGGTGGAGCTGGGGATCGAGGTGGCGCAGCATCTGGGATGCCGCCGCCTGAACGTACTGGTGGGAAACGCCCTCCCGGACATCCCCCGGGCGGACCAGCGCCGGGTTCTGGTGGAGAACCTCCGGGAGGCGGCCCGGGCCATTGAGCGCTGGGGAATCCTGCTGCTCTTCGAGGCCCTCAACCCCCACGATGCTCCCGACTACTTCCTGCACACCTCCGCGGAAGCCTTCGCGATCCTGGAGGAGGTGGCGGAGCCCAACCTGAAGTTCCAGTACGACGTCTACCACATGCAGCGCAGCGAGGGGAACCTCACCGACACCATCACCCGGCACGTGGACAGGATCGGCCACATCCAGATTGCGGATTCCCCGGATCGCGGACCGCCCGGCACCGGTGAGATCAACTTTCGCTACCTGCTGCGCCGGATTGCGGCAAGCGGGTACACGGGATATGTAAGTGCGGAGTACCGGCCTCAGGGACCGAGCGCGGAGTCCTTCGGGTGGATGCGGGAGGTGCTTCCTTGATGGAAAACCGGGTCAAACGCCGGCTGCAGCGGGGCCTTCCCGTGATCGGACACTGGCTGAGCTTTCCGTGCCCGGCGGTGGCGGAGCTGCTGAGTGCCTTCGAACCGGACTGGCTCGTGGTGGACACGGAGCACGGGCCCGCCAGCTGGGAGACGGTGGAGCACCAGCTGCGGGCCATGCGGGGGACCGGCGTGACCCCCATCGTGCGGGTGGCGGCCAACGACGCCGCCCTCATCAAGCTGGCCCTGGATCGGGGCGCCATGGGCGTGATCGTTCCCCTGGTGAGTTCTCCGGAGGAGGCCCGGAGGGCCGTCCTAGCCTCCCGCTACCCTCCCGAGGGGATTCGAGGGGTCGCGGGCACCCGGGCGAGCCGATACGGCCTGGACCTCCCGGCGTACTTCGCCGCCTGGAACCGGGAGGCCTTGGTGATCTGCCAAGTGGAGACGGTGCAGGGACTGGAGCAGGCGGAGGAGATTGCGGCCGTGGAGGGGGTGGACGTCCTCTTTGTGGGGCCCAACGATCTCTCCGCGAGCGTAGGGTGCTTCCGGCGGTTCGAGGCACCGGAGTACGAGGAGGCGGTGCAGAAGGTGCTCTCCGCGGCCCTGGGGCACGGCAAGGCCGCCGGGTACCTGGCCTCAGATCCGGAGGAGGCGCTCCGCCGCATCGCGCAGGGATTCCGGTTCGTGGGCATCGCCAGCGACAGCCGCCTTCTGGCGGCTGCGGCCTCCTCAGCCCTGCAGCGGGTGCGGGCACACCTCCAGGAGGGAACGTCATGAGGGTGACCCCGGAGACCACCCGGGTGGGCGTGATCGGCCTCGGGATCATGGGCAGACCCATGGCCCGCAACCTCCTGCGGGCCGGGTACCGCCTGGTGGTGCACAACCGGAGCCGGGCGCCCGTGGAGGAACTGGTGGCCCTGGGAGCCACGGATGGGGGATCCCCGAAGGGCGTCGGACAGGCCTCGGATGTGGTGATCACCGTCCTTCCGGACACCCCGGACGTGGAGCGGGTGCTCTTCGGGCCAGAGGGACTCGTGGAGGGGATGCGGCCGGGCTCGGTGCTCATCGACATGAGCACCATATCGCCCGAGGCCACCCGGAGCTTCGCGAAACGGTTGCACGAGCGCGGGATCGAGATGCTGGATGCACCCGTCAGCGGTGGACAGCGGGGTGCGGAGGAGGGAACCCTCGCCATCATGGTGGGAGGGCCCGCGGAGGTCTTCCAGCGATGCCGTCCCCTCTTCGAGATCCTGGGGCGGCACGTCGTGCACCTGGGACCCCATGGAGCGGGGCAGGTGTGCAAGGCCTGCAACCAGATCGTGGTAGCCCTCACCCTCCAGGCGGTCTCCGAGGCCTTGGTGCTGGCGGAGCGGGCAGGGGTGGATCCCGCAAAGGTGCGGGAGGCTCTGCTCGGGGGCTTCGCCTATAGCCGCATCCTGGAGGTGCACGGGCAGCGCATGCTGGAGGGCAACTTCGTCCCGGGCTTTCGGGTGGAGCTGCACCACAAGGATCTGCGCCTTGCCCTGGAGGCCGGACGGGCCTACGGGGTGCCCCTTCCCGGAACCGCCATCACCCACGAGCTCCTGGGAGCCCTGGTGGCCACGGGCCGCGGAAAGCTGGACCACTCGGCCCTGGTCCTGCTCGCGCGGCAGCTCGCGGGTGGGGGCGGGCTTGACGCGGGGTCCGTATAATTAAGGCGGATCGGGGGCGGTGATAGGGGCGGCCTTGCGCAGGAGGGTCTACAGAATAGGCGCGGAGAGGGCCGGATGAGGTCGTCCACTGCTGCTGTCCGGCCCTGGGTGAGCTTCCTCACGCGGGGGGGCCGCTGGCTTCGGAGGGAGCGGGTGTTCGCGCCCCTGCTCGTTTTGCCCGCCTTCCTGTACGTAGTCCTCCTCGTAGGTCTGCCCTTCCTCTATGCGCTCTACCTGAGCCTCACGGACGCCACCACCGGGAACCCCTACGGGAGCTTCATCGGGTTGCGGAACTTCTCAGAGGTGGTCCAGGACCGGGTCTTCCGCACGGCCCTCAAGAACACCTTCGTCTTCACCCTCTCCGCACAGGGGGCGGTGATCCTGCTCTCCAATGTCCTCGCCCGGGCCCTGAGTACGGAGTTCCGGGGCAAGGGGTTCGTGCTCTTTCTCCTCCTGCTCCCCTGGGTGGCCCCGGTCTCGCTCTCCACCATCGGCTGGCTGTGGATCCTCCACGCCCGGTTCAGCGTCCTGGACTGGGTGGCCTGGCAGCTGGGATTGCTGCCCCACGGCCAGAACACCTTCTGGCTTGGGAAACCGAATCTGGCTATGTTCTCCGTGGTGATGGTGCACGTGTGGCGGATGCTGCCCTTCGCCACCGTGGTCCTCCTGGCTGGCCTTACCTCCCTGCCCCGGGACCTGCTGGACCAGGCGGAGGTGGATGGGGCGAGGTTCTGGCGGAAGCTCTTCCAGATCGAGCTCCCCCTGCTGCTTCCCATCATGAGCGTGGCGGTTCTGTTCGGCACTATCTTCACCTTCACGGACATGGCGGTGGTGTATGTGCTCACCCGGGGCGGGCCCTTTGACACCACCCAGGTGCTCAGCAGCCTCGCCTTCTTCAAGGGGATCGTGGGCGGAAACCTCAGCGTAGGGGCGGCCATCTCCCTCTTCCTGTTCCCCGTGCTCCTTGTGGCGGCGGTCCTCATCCTGCGAGCCGCCCGGCGGGCGGAGGTGACGTAGTGCGGAAGCGCGGAAACTGGCAGAGAGCTCTGCGGGTCGGCGGGCGTGCCCTGATCCTGGTGGCCTTCTGCACCTTCACCTCCTTCCCCTTTGCCTGGATGCTCATCACCGCCTTCAAGCGGAATTCCGACCTCTACAACCCCGTGAACAACCCCTTTTGGTTTAACGAACCTCCCACCCTGGAGCACCTGGAGTACGTGTTCACCAAGACCCTGTATGCCAACTGGATCGTGAACACCGCCCTGGTGGGGGTGGTGGTGGTGGCCATCACCCTCCTGCTGGCCCTGCCCGCGGGCTACAGCCTCAGCCGGTTTTTGGGACCGTGGGGCACGCAGCTGGGGATCGGGATGTTCCTCGTGTACCTGGTTCCTCCCACCCTGCTCTTCATCCCTCTCGCCCGGGTGGTGAGTGAACTGCGGCTGCACAACACCCTCTGGTCCCTCATCCTGATCTACCCCACCATCACCGTGCCCTTCGCCACCTGGCTGCTGATGGGGTTCTTCAAGTCCATCCCTCCGGAGCTGGAGGAGCAGGCCCTGGTGGACGGGTACAGCCGACTGGGCGCCTTCTGGCGGGTCACCCTGCCCCTCGCGGTTCCGGGTATCATCGCGGTGGTGATCTTCAGCTTTACCATCTCCGCTCAGGAGTTCGTCTACGCCCTCTCCTTCGTCACCAACGTGGCCCGCAAGACGGTGAGTGTGGGGGTCCCCGCGGACATGGTCCGCGGGGATATCTTCGACTGGGGGCCGCTCATGGCGAGCGCGTTCCTGGCGAGTGTGCCCGTGGCTATCCTGTACTACTTCGTGATAGACAAGTTCGTGCGTGGGTTCACCACGGCGGGAGCGATCCGATGAGAAGGGGGGTGCACGAGGACATGTCGGACGAGAGGCAGGAACTGCGGTGGGTACGGGTCGCGGAGGGGAGGTGGCGCCTCGTGACCCGGAGGGAGTTCTTGCGGCTTGTGGGCGCGGGGCTCACCGCGGCCAGTTTCGGACCGTTCATCTTTACGGAGAAGACCGCGGCTCAGCCCGTGACCCTGCGCATCCTGCAGTGGAGACACTTCGTTCCACCCTACGACGAATGGTTCAACAAGGTGTTCGCGCCCCGGTGGGGGGAGAAGAACGGCGTACGGGTGGTGGTGGAGAACGTGGGACTGGCGGAAATCCCCGCCATTGCCGCGGGGGAGGCGGCCCGGGTGGCCGCGGGTGCGGATCCGGGGCACGACATGATCCAGTACCTCACCCCGCCCGCCACCCTGGAGCGGCAGGTGGACACGGACGCCCACCGGGAGGTCATCGAGGAGCTCAAGCGCAAGGTAGGACCGTACATCCCGCTTGCGGAGAAGAGCACCTACAACCCCGTGACCCGGCGGTACTTCGGGATCTCAGACAACTTCGTGCCGGACCCCATGCACTACCGGGGGTGGATGTGGCGGGAAGCCTCCGGTAAGGCCCTGGGGCGCTCCACACCGGGACCGGTGACGTGGGACGACGTCCGCAAGGTGGGGCGGGAGCTGCGACGCATGGGCCACCCCGTGGGCCTGGGGCTGAGCCAGGAGATCGACACGGGGATGTGGCTGCGCAGCCTCCTCTACTCCTGGGGCACCGGCGAGCAGGACGAGGGCGGCAACGTGATCCTGGATGTCCCGCCCTACCGACAGCGGACCCTGGACGCCCTGAAGTTCGTGCGGGATCTCTACAACGAGACCATGTTTGCGGGGGTCTTCGCGTGGACCGCGGCCTCCAACAACGAGGAATTCCTGGCAGGCCGTATCTCCATCGCCATGAACGCCATCTCCATCACCCGGACCGCCCAGGCCCTGGCCGCCCAGGCCCTCAAGCGGGGAGAGGATCCCAAGACCAGCAAGGCCGTGCTCCTCGCGCGGGATACCCTGATCACGGAGCGGGCGCCGCAGGGACCGGCAGGAGCCCGCGGGCTGGAGCACGTCATGGGGGTTTACTTCATCTGGAAGAACCGGCCCCGTCCCGTGCGGGAGGCGGCGAAGAAGCTGCTCATCGACCTCATCCTGAGCTACGATCCCGACGTGGCAGCCCGGGAGGGTTGGGCCCCCGGGAAGTTCCAGGCTTCCCAGGCCTACGACTACCCCACCTTCGAGAACGCCATCCCCAAGGCCAAGCGGCTCGCATACCTGCGCAACGATCCCGTGAGCCGGGCCGCGGGAGACCGTCCGGATAAGCTGGTGACCATCGAGACCGCATACGAGTGGGCACACAACGTGGGGTGGCCCGGGCCCTCGAGTGCGGCCATCGACGAGGTGTTCAACACGTGGATCCTCAACGTGATGTTCGCCCGGGTGGCCCAGGGGATCGACACGCCCGAGCAGGCCCTGGACGCCGCGGCCCGTCAGATCCGCCGGGTGTTCCAGAAGTGGCGGGAGCAGGGGCTGGTGGGCGGTCGGCGGTGAGTCCGGCGAGCACCGCAGGGGTCAAGCTCCGGGGGGGCGCGCGGCGGAGCCAGGGAATCGTTCCCTCCGTCCTTCGGGCCATCCGGATCCTGGAGGCCGTGGGCAGCGCCGCGCACCCCCCGACCCTGGGAGAACTCGCGCGGATCCTGGGAATCCCCAAGAGCAGCCTACACGATCTCTGCACCACCCTCCTGCAGGAGCGCCTGCTGGAGCGCACGGACGGAGGGGGCTTCCGGATCGGGGTGCGGGTGTTGGACTTCTACAGGGCGTACGACGCCGCCACCCACCTGGGCACGGAGTTCCACCGGGTATGCGAGGAGCTGGTTCCCCGACACGAGGAGACCATTGTGCTCTCCGTGCTGGATGGACGGGAGGTGGTGTACGTGGCCTGCCGGAACGGCACCCAGCCCATCGCGGTGAACTACCGGATCGGCCTGCGCCTTCCGGCCCACACCACAGCCACGGGAAAGGCCATTCTGAGCACCCTCCGGGAGGAGGAGGTGCGCGCCCTGTTCTCCGGCCAGCCCCTGGTACGCCCCACCCGGCGCAGCATCGGGCAGGTGGAGGAACTCCTCGAGGAGCTGCGAACGACCCGGGCCCGGGGATACTCCGTGGACGACGAGGAGACGGTGGAAGGGATGTGCTGCGTGGGAGCTCCCCTGTGCGTATCCGGAGACGTACGCGCGGGAGTCGCCTTCAGCATGGTGAAGGCCAGAACCCGGCGGGATCGCCTCCAGGATCTCGGCGGGAAAATCCGACACCTCGCCACCGTGCTGTCCGAACGGCTGGGAGGACGGGTTCCGGTCTGCCGTCCGCGGGGATAACAGCCAGTTGACAAAATTCCAGGGGGTTTGCTGTACTGAAGCCGATTGTTCTAAATATCGGATAATGTCCGGATATCCGAACACCCCCCAGGGGAAGGTACCCCGGGGAGGATGGGTGGGAGGATCACGGGATGCGGGGCGTGGAGGTCCAGGAGGTTCTGAACTGCGTGGGTGGGGTGTGGAAGCGGCCCCAGGGGCAGGAGGTCCTGCCCGTGTACAACCCCGCCACCGGGGAGGTCATCGCGCGGGTGGTGACGAGCAGCCCGGAGGACGTGGACCGGGCGGCCCTGGCCGCGGCCCGCGCGGGTGCGGAGTGGCGCCGAACTCCGCCCACGGAGCGGGTGCAATACCTGTTCCGGTTGAAACACCTGCTGGAGGAGAACCTGGAGGACCTCGCCCGCACCATCACGGAGGAATGCGGGAAAACGTATGCGGAGGCCGTAGGGGAGCTGCGGCGGGGCATCGAGAACGTGGAGGTGGCCTGCGGGATCCCCAGCCTCATGCAGGGGTACAACAACGAGGACATCGCCCGGGGTATCGACGAGTACATGTTTCGGCAGCCCGTGGGCGTGGTGGCCGCCATCACCCCGTTCAACTTCCCTGGGATGATCCCCCTGTGGTTTTTGCCGTACGCCATCGCGTGCGGCAACACGTTTATCGTGAAACCGTCTGAGAAGACGCCGCTGACGATGCAGAAGCTCATGCGCCTGGTGGAGCAGACAGGGCTTCCGCCGGGCGTGGTGAACGTGGTGAACGGGGCGAAGGAGACGGTAGACGCCCTCCTGGATCACCCGCTGATCCGGGCCATCAGCTTCGTGGGCTCCACCCCCGTGGCGAAGTATGTGTACGCACGGGCCGCCGCGGGGGGCAAGCGCGCCCAGTGCCAGGGTGGAGCGAAGAACCCCGTGATCGTGCTCCCGGACGCGGATCTGGAGTGGGTACCCCGGGCCGTGGCCGATTCCGCCTTCGGGTGCGCGGGGCAGCGGTGCCTGGCGAGCTCGCTGGCGGTGGTGGTGGGCGAAGCGCAGGGGCGGTTTCGGGAGGCCATCGCAGACCTGGCCGCCTCCCGCCGGGTGGGGTACGGGCTGGATCCGGGAGTGGAGATGGGGCCGGTGATCCGGCGGGAGAGCAAGGAGCGCATCGAGGGACTCATCGGCAAAGGCGCGGAGGAAGGAG includes the following:
- a CDS encoding sugar ABC transporter permease codes for the protein MRSSTAAVRPWVSFLTRGGRWLRRERVFAPLLVLPAFLYVVLLVGLPFLYALYLSLTDATTGNPYGSFIGLRNFSEVVQDRVFRTALKNTFVFTLSAQGAVILLSNVLARALSTEFRGKGFVLFLLLLPWVAPVSLSTIGWLWILHARFSVLDWVAWQLGLLPHGQNTFWLGKPNLAMFSVVMVHVWRMLPFATVVLLAGLTSLPRDLLDQAEVDGARFWRKLFQIELPLLLPIMSVAVLFGTIFTFTDMAVVYVLTRGGPFDTTQVLSSLAFFKGIVGGNLSVGAAISLFLFPVLLVAAVLILRAARRAEVT
- a CDS encoding carbohydrate ABC transporter permease; translated protein: MRKRGNWQRALRVGGRALILVAFCTFTSFPFAWMLITAFKRNSDLYNPVNNPFWFNEPPTLEHLEYVFTKTLYANWIVNTALVGVVVVAITLLLALPAGYSLSRFLGPWGTQLGIGMFLVYLVPPTLLFIPLARVVSELRLHNTLWSLILIYPTITVPFATWLLMGFFKSIPPELEEQALVDGYSRLGAFWRVTLPLAVPGIIAVVIFSFTISAQEFVYALSFVTNVARKTVSVGVPADMVRGDIFDWGPLMASAFLASVPVAILYYFVIDKFVRGFTTAGAIR
- a CDS encoding ABC transporter substrate-binding protein; its protein translation is MRRGVHEDMSDERQELRWVRVAEGRWRLVTRREFLRLVGAGLTAASFGPFIFTEKTAAQPVTLRILQWRHFVPPYDEWFNKVFAPRWGEKNGVRVVVENVGLAEIPAIAAGEAARVAAGADPGHDMIQYLTPPATLERQVDTDAHREVIEELKRKVGPYIPLAEKSTYNPVTRRYFGISDNFVPDPMHYRGWMWREASGKALGRSTPGPVTWDDVRKVGRELRRMGHPVGLGLSQEIDTGMWLRSLLYSWGTGEQDEGGNVILDVPPYRQRTLDALKFVRDLYNETMFAGVFAWTAASNNEEFLAGRISIAMNAISITRTAQALAAQALKRGEDPKTSKAVLLARDTLITERAPQGPAGARGLEHVMGVYFIWKNRPRPVREAAKKLLIDLILSYDPDVAAREGWAPGKFQASQAYDYPTFENAIPKAKRLAYLRNDPVSRAAGDRPDKLVTIETAYEWAHNVGWPGPSSAAIDEVFNTWILNVMFARVAQGIDTPEQALDAAARQIRRVFQKWREQGLVGGRR
- a CDS encoding IclR family transcriptional regulator, with protein sequence MSPASTAGVKLRGGARRSQGIVPSVLRAIRILEAVGSAAHPPTLGELARILGIPKSSLHDLCTTLLQERLLERTDGGGFRIGVRVLDFYRAYDAATHLGTEFHRVCEELVPRHEETIVLSVLDGREVVYVACRNGTQPIAVNYRIGLRLPAHTTATGKAILSTLREEEVRALFSGQPLVRPTRRSIGQVEELLEELRTTRARGYSVDDEETVEGMCCVGAPLCVSGDVRAGVAFSMVKARTRRDRLQDLGGKIRHLATVLSERLGGRVPVCRPRG
- a CDS encoding CoA-acylating methylmalonate-semialdehyde dehydrogenase, coding for MRGVEVQEVLNCVGGVWKRPQGQEVLPVYNPATGEVIARVVTSSPEDVDRAALAAARAGAEWRRTPPTERVQYLFRLKHLLEENLEDLARTITEECGKTYAEAVGELRRGIENVEVACGIPSLMQGYNNEDIARGIDEYMFRQPVGVVAAITPFNFPGMIPLWFLPYAIACGNTFIVKPSEKTPLTMQKLMRLVEQTGLPPGVVNVVNGAKETVDALLDHPLIRAISFVGSTPVAKYVYARAAAGGKRAQCQGGAKNPVIVLPDADLEWVPRAVADSAFGCAGQRCLASSLAVVVGEAQGRFREAIADLAASRRVGYGLDPGVEMGPVIRRESKERIEGLIGKGAEEGARILVDGRGARIPGYEGGFFVRPTVLEDVPPEGLVARTEIFGPVLGLIYVRDLDEAIQLVNRGQYGNMACLFTRSGAAARKFRYEAQVGNIGINVGVAQPIAFYPFGGMKESFFGDLHGQGRDAVEFYTEKKIVVERW